ACAGGTGTTCATTCAAACatgttatgtaaatttgtttaactATAAGTGTTATTTGGTTAATATATGGCCAGGCAAACCTTAGAATATGTACAGTTTTTATCATCGGAACCTCCCAACACAGCGTTAGCATCTTCTTCAAAATTTTCTTGTTCCTGCAAGACGTCCATCATTGTTACAACTTTATCTTCCTCACATTCCGTCATTTCTGCGTCTTCAACTGATTTTGTAACGTCTGTAGCCATGTCGGacgattatattaaagattatcCTTGAGACTCCtcttgaataattaaatcaacaaaaactGAAAACGCCGGTTACAATACAAATAGGCGCCAAgtgaatacaattttttttaagtgtcgACAATCggcttttataaaagaatgaaTGAAAACGTATGGAAGTTTGTATCGTCCatagacaataaatatttatacaatatagtaATTGCAGTAGTAAAAATGAAAGTTAAATTGTATAActctaaaataaatgtatatgacatataaacaagaaaatttgACATTTTGTAGACTTGCTATTATGGAAGTGAgggataaaataatttataatattgtttgaattaGATACTtagaatgaatatatatatatatatatattaatttattatgaaacatcTCCCgagttttacatatatatatatatattattttcttaataggtTTGTTAGCGGTCAGAGTCAGCCGGTCAGGTCTTGGGTATAAATAGGACCTGAAGCTACTCCACATACATCATATTAGGCGATCAGtagagattttataaattttaacacattgagaatatataaattttaacacataCGATAGGGATGTAAtagcttttaatatattaataaacgaaTTGTTTGACAGAaaacctttaatattaataagagtttaaatatttattagtaaaaatatatgcgaaaattataaacgatAAAATAGAAAGccccattttatttatttagagacCGTTAGAGCAAAAATGGCACATCAAGATTTTTTCGACCATTGCCCACGTATAGAAAGCCAGCTTCGGGAGTTCTTATCTTATGGAAGTACATCATGCCGGGCCAGTACAAGCTCTTGAGGTATGCGACGCTACCGTTCTGTTCTAGTGATAAATTCCAGCAGCCATTTGGTATGTCCTGATCTACAGAGTCAAGAAAATCCACACTGTAGTTATAGTCTGGTCGCGTGAGCAAATTGGAATTCCAGCGATGCTGAGGAATACGGATGTGTTGATACGATTTGAGATGTTTCGCTTCGGCAGCGGTCAGACCGTAATAGTTTGGGTTAATGACAGTCGTGCCATCGGGTTTTTTTAAAAGCTGCCCTCTGGCGCAAATTTCCGCTTCATCGCAGATGTTGCTTATCGTAGCAGCGAGTCGGCTTTCCTCTTTCATTTGCTGACATCTATCGGGATTATTATCTTCTAGAGATTCATCTAACACCTTAATTTTCAACGCCGGGTCACCGCGAAACGGATAAGTTGCCAATAAAGATAGATGTTTGTACTTTTTTTTGGCCTTCGGAAGGAGACCCCAGAATTTAAAGTCGGTGGTATAAAATACTTCCTGTCATTGATGGCGTCGTTGTTAATGCCCACGGCGATGTGGTAGTCCGCGTCCACCGCATATAGCTGGCCCCAGTATTGCACGTGGAGGAAATGATTCTCCACTTGCAGTAGTGTTAACGAGTTCTGCAACAACGAAATAAGTTCGCTGCTCAGCATCATACGTTCACATTCACGTATTCTTTATATTCCCAGAGCTTGTGAACGTTCATGTTAACTATATGATCTATTATTCTTATGTTAATCTACTAAGCCCTTTTCTAATTTGACATTGACAATGGGTTGACTTTTCATAACataacgttatatttttaaaaacaaaaacatttcctAACCTGGGCCTGCTCTAGGTTCTTACAAatcttaaactaaaattaactatgCTTAATTGTAGATCTCtctaacttaaatatatattaacttaataacattttttcatgtttCGTAAAGTTGGCCAATAGAGTTTAAGATTATACTAAGAAAATATGTAAGGTAAGTTACCCTAGCTTTACGAGCAGTTTTTTCGTAAGGGTCATCAAAA
The genomic region above belongs to Danaus plexippus chromosome 4, MEX_DaPlex, whole genome shotgun sequence and contains:
- the LOC133319919 gene encoding LOW QUALITY PROTEIN: radial spoke head protein 9 homolog (The sequence of the model RefSeq protein was modified relative to this genomic sequence to represent the inferred CDS: inserted 2 bases in 2 codons); the encoded protein is MNVHKLWEYKEYVNVNXMMLSSELISLLQNSLTLLQVENHFLHVQYWGQLYAVDADYHIAVGINNDAINDRKYXYTTDFKFWGLLPKAKKKYKHLSLLATYPFRGDPALKIKVLDESLEDNNPDRCQQMKEESRLAATISNICDEAEICARGQLLKKPDGTTVINPNYYGLTAAEAKHLKSYQHIRIPQHRWNSNLLTRPDYNYSVDFLDSVDQDIPNGCWNLSLEQNGSVAYLKSLYWPGMMYFHKIRTPEAGFLYVGNGRKNLDVPFLL